A genomic stretch from Hemibagrus wyckioides isolate EC202008001 linkage group LG18, SWU_Hwy_1.0, whole genome shotgun sequence includes:
- the sema4d gene encoding semaphorin-4D isoform X6, giving the protein MALSVLGVFLGLLLEVSAHGPSSVPRTSWRHEEMSLVEFSEPGVFNYSTLLLNEERGALYVGASEAIFELDVNDVSVKNNQVQWKVPTREKSLCTLKGKSEETDCRNYIRVLQVLDEEHLFVCGTHAFQPLCDYLSLKDFTLMGKQDDGRGKCSFDPTQSFTTVMVDGELYSGTAYNFLGSEPIISRFSRPHSLLRTEYSTSWLNEPRFVFADVIREGSSSPDGDDDKIYYFFTEVSVEYEFFGKLLIPRIARVCKGDLGGQRTLQKKWTSFLKAKLVCSMPELNFVFNVVHDVFIVKTADWRETVIYGVFTSQWGNMGLSAVCAYNMTSVDEVFSKGKYMQKATVEQSHTKWVQYNGITPSPRPGVCINNQNRMQNITNSLLLPDKTLQFVRDHPLMADPVLPIGQGPRLTAKDVNYTQIVVERVTALDNNIYDVLFTATDKGFLHKSVVYEGGSHIIEEIQLLKNPQPIKTLLLSTKEGSFLYAGSDSGVVQSPTAFCDKYVTCTDCVLTRDPYCAWDTHAASCINIFQKQDNRPPRKYIQNLRGDADVCPSVRPRSIDRPQQVVVKPGSSAELACSVRSNLAQVFWKVNDSVLNESAHFLLMSDSALLVYSVTPQNQGRYECWTVESAAGKNFTRLQASYILRLELHEISPASTLEIVDVPNPDPSTSHTTTTSITATTAPRGNNGHSNTAGPSPLTPSTRSSVPPPPLTRPVTTANVYAAKAETKHYDPRQSSNSQNQGPEIKDPHAKYIQYDNSKALLFLFLLFFLLFLWGLAYNCYMQYLPGPCLRLRSAMLGSQKKPQREYASCEAGLMDVLPEKRDRNEPPHQNGALRDTGYETEPECGNGKIPSNSYEEDNESALKQGPFDVNCESQPIEYADADTS; this is encoded by the exons ATGGCTCTCAGTGTGCTGGGAGTTTTCCTGGGATTGCTTCTGGAAGTTTCCGCTCACGGACCATCCAGCGTTCCCAGGACTTCGTGGAGACACGAAG agatGAGCCTGGTGGAGTTCTCCGAGCCGGGTGTGTTTAACTACTCCACTCTGTTGCTGAATGAGGAGCGAGGTGCGCTGTACGTCGGGGCCAGCGAGGCCATCTTTGAGCTCGACGTCAACGACGTGTCAGTCAAAAATAACCAG GTTCAGTGGAAGGTTCCGACCCGTGAGAAGTCGCTGTGCACCTTAAAAGGGAAATCTGAAGAG acgGACTGTAGAAACTACATCCGGGTTCTTCAGGTGCTGGATGAAGAACATCTGTTCGTGTGTGGGACCCATGCCTTTCAGCCGCTCTGCGATTACCTG TCTTTAAAGGACTTCACACTGATGGGGAAGCAGGACGACGGCAGAGGGAAGTGTTCGTTCGACCCTACTCAGAGTTTTACCACGGTCATGGTTG ATGGTGAGTTGTACTCTGGGACTGCGTACAACTTCCTGGGCAGCGAGCCGATCATCTCCAGGTTCTCGCGGCCTCATAGCCTGCTGCGGACCGAGTACTCCACGTCCTGGCTCAATG AGCCCAGGTTCGTGTTTGCAGACGTTATCCGGGAGGGAAGCAGCAGTCCGGATGGAGACGACGATAAGATTTACTACTTCTTCACAGAGGTCTCTGTGGAGTACGAGTTCTTTGGGAAGCTGCTGATTCCCCGTATCGCCCGCGTGTGCAAG GGCGACTTGGGAGGTCAGAGGACTCTGCAGAAAAAGTGGACGTCCTTCCTGAAGGCCAAGCTGGTGTGCTCCATGCCTGAGCTCAATTTCGTCTTCAACGTCGTCCATGACGTGTTCATAGTTAAAACCGCTGACTGGAGAGAAACGGTCATCTACGGCGTCTTCACTTCccagtg gGGGAACATGGGCCTCTCCGCCGTGTGTGCGTATAACATGACCTCAGTGGACGAGGTGTTCTCTAAGGGGAAGTACATGCAGAAGGCCACGGTGGAGCAATCCCACACCAAGTGGGTCCAATACAACGGCATCACACCTTCTCCCAGACCCGGAGTG TGCATTAACAACCAGAACCGCATGCAGAACATCACCAACTCCCTGCTGCTGCCCGACAAGACGCTGCAGTTTGTGAGGGACCACCCGCTCATGGCTGACCCCGTGCTGCCCATCGGCCAGGGGCCGCGCCTCACCGCCAAGGACGTCAACTACACACAGATCGTCGTGGAGAGAGTCACCGCCCTCGACAACAACATCTACGATGTTCTCTTCACTGCCACCG ATAAAGGGTTTTTGCACAAATCCGTGGTGTACGAAGGAGGCTCGCACATAATCGAAGAGATCCAGCTGCTGAAAAACCCCCAGCCAATCAAAACCCTGCTGCTCTCCACAAAAGAG GGCAGCTTCCTGTACGCAGGTTCGGACTCAGGGGTCGTCCAGTCTCCCACCGCCTTCTGCGACAAATACGTGACCTGTACAGACTGCGTTCTCACCCGCGACCCGTACTGCGCCTGGGACACGCACGCTGCTTCCTGTATCAACATTTTCCAGAAGCAGGATAACAGACCGCCTCG GAAGTATATTCAGAACCTGAGAGGAGATGCAGATGTGTGTCCATCAG TGAGACCGCGCTCCATAGACAGGCCGCAGCAGGTGGTGGTGAAGCCGGGCAGTTCGGCGGAGCTGGCGTGTAGCGTGCGCTCCAACCTGGCGCAGGTGTTTTGGAAGGTCAACGACAGTGTCCTGAACGAGTCGGCTCACTTCCTCCTGATGAGTGACTCGGCGCTGCTCGTCTACAGCGTGACTCCACAGAACCAGGGCCGCTACGAGTGCTGGACCGTCGAGTCCGCTGCCGGGAAGAACTTCACCCGGCTGCAGGCCTCCTACATCCTCCGCCTGGAGCTTCACGAAATCTCTCCTGCCTCCACACTCGAGATCGTCGACGTTCCTAATCCCGATCcatccacatcacacaccaccaccaccagcatcacCGCCACCACGGCACCACGAGGTAATAACGGCCACAGTAACACCGCAGGACCTTCACCACTAACGCCATCTACTCGCTCCAGTGTGCCTCCGCCCCCACTAACCCGCCCTGTTACCACGGCTAACGTCTACGCCGCGAAAGCAGAAACTAAACATTATGACCCTCGTCAGAGTAGCAATTCGCAAAATCAAGGACCTGAGATCAAGGATCCACACGCAAAGTACATTCAGTACGACAATAGTAAAGCCTTATTGTTCCTCTTCCTGCTCTTCTTCCTGCTGTTCCTGTGGGGCCTGGCGTACAACTGCTACATGCAGTACCTTCCGGGTCCGTGTCTGAGGCTCCGATCCGCCATGCTCGGCTCGCAGAAGAAGCCGCAGCGCGAGTACGCATCCTGTGAGGCGGGATTGATGGACGTGTTGCCGGAAAAACGGGACCGGAACGAACCGCCACATCAGAACGGAGCTCTCCGTGACACAGGATACGAAACGGAACCGGAATGCGGAAACGGCAAAATTCCATCAAACAGCTACGAAGAGGACAATGAAAGCGCCTTGAAACAGGGACCGTTCGACGTAAACTGCGAATCGCAGCCGATCGAGTACGCAGACGCCGACACATCGTAA